The following are encoded together in the Clostridium sp. BJN0013 genome:
- the pduA gene encoding propanediol utilization microcompartment protein PduA, producing MGQEALGMIETKGLVGAIEAADSMVKAANVALIGYEKIGSGLVTVMVRGDVGAVKAATDAGAASAKRVGEVISVHVIPRPHTDVEKILPNIG from the coding sequence ATGGGACAGGAAGCATTAGGAATGATCGAAACAAAAGGACTAGTGGGAGCTATTGAAGCTGCTGACTCAATGGTAAAGGCAGCAAATGTTGCACTTATCGGATATGAGAAGATAGGTTCAGGACTTGTAACCGTTATGGTAAGAGGAGACGTAGGAGCAGTAAAGGCTGCAACAGATGCAGGAGCTGCTTCAGCTAAAAGAGTAGGAGAAGTTATATCAGTACATGTTATTCCAAGACCTCATACAGATGTAGAAAAAATATTGCCTAACATTGGCTAA
- the pduB gene encoding propanediol utilization microcompartment protein PduB: protein MDNELIEKVLGEVRKSLDLKNLDQEKLNKVVESSAEKLADSKKEEVKKEAEPDVKVPEGSKQTAVEQKAENVKKVPSMTEFVGTASGDTVGLVIANVDSLLHKHLGLDNTCRSIGIISARVGAPAQMMAADDAVKGTNTEVATIELPRDTKGGAGHGVFIVLKAVDVSDARRAVEIALKQTDKYLGNVYLCDAGHLEVQYTARASLIFEKAFGAPSGQAFGIMHAAPAGVGMVIADTALKTADVELITYGSPTNGVLSYTNEILITISGDSGAVLQSLTAARKAGLSILRSMGQDPVSMSKPTF from the coding sequence ATGGATAATGAGTTAATAGAAAAGGTTTTAGGTGAAGTTAGAAAAAGTTTAGATTTGAAAAATCTTGACCAGGAAAAGTTAAATAAGGTCGTAGAATCAAGTGCTGAAAAGTTGGCAGATTCAAAAAAAGAAGAAGTTAAAAAAGAAGCTGAACCAGATGTAAAAGTACCAGAAGGAAGTAAACAAACAGCAGTAGAACAAAAGGCGGAGAATGTAAAAAAAGTTCCGTCGATGACAGAGTTTGTAGGAACAGCTTCAGGGGATACAGTAGGTCTGGTTATAGCTAATGTAGACAGCCTGTTGCATAAGCATCTAGGCTTAGATAATACATGCCGTTCAATAGGCATAATAAGTGCCAGAGTAGGGGCACCTGCCCAAATGATGGCTGCAGATGACGCAGTTAAAGGTACAAATACAGAAGTGGCAACTATTGAACTGCCAAGAGATACAAAAGGCGGAGCAGGACATGGTGTATTTATTGTTTTGAAAGCGGTAGATGTATCTGATGCTAGAAGGGCAGTGGAAATTGCACTTAAACAAACAGATAAATATTTGGGCAATGTTTATCTTTGCGATGCCGGTCATCTGGAAGTTCAATATACTGCAAGGGCAAGTTTAATATTTGAAAAGGCTTTTGGAGCTCCATCAGGGCAGGCCTTTGGTATCATGCATGCAGCTCCTGCAGGGGTTGGAATGGTAATAGCAGATACGGCTTTAAAAACAGCAGATGTAGAACTAATTACTTATGGCAGTCCTACTAATGGCGTACTGTCATATACAAATGAAATTCTTATCACTATAAGTGGAGATTCAGGTGCTGTCTTGCAATCTTTAACTGCTGCTAGAAAAGCTGGATTATCCATTTTAAGATCAATGGGACAAGATCCTGTTTCTATGTCTAAACCTACTTTTTAA
- a CDS encoding acetaldehyde dehydrogenase (acetylating): MEIMDKDLQSIQEVRTLIAKAKKAQAEFKNFSQEAIDKVITNIAKATEAQAVKLAKMAYEDTGYGKWEDKVIKNKFSSIVVYNYIKDMKTVGILKEDKEKKLIDIAVPLGVIAGLIPSTNPTSTAIFKSLIALKAGNAIVFSPHPTAVRSISETIKIMQKAAVEAGAPDGLIGCMSILTVEGTAELMKNKDTALILATGGEGMVRAAYSSGTPAIGVGPGNGPCFIERSADIPTAVKKVIGSDTFDNGVICASEQSIIVETVSKAQVIEEFKKQKGYFLNAEESEKIGKILLRANGTPNPAIVGKDVQALAKLAGISIPSDAVILLSEQTDVSPKNPYAKEKLAPVLAFYTVEDWHEACEKSLALLHNQGSGHTLLIHSTNEEIIREFALKKPVSRILVNAPGSLGGIGGATNLVPSLTLGCGAVGGSATSDNVGPENLFNIRRVAYGTTTVEEIRATFGVSAAASSSAPAEPEDNEDVQAIVKAIMAKLNL; encoded by the coding sequence ATGGAGATAATGGATAAGGACTTACAGTCAATACAGGAAGTAAGAACTCTTATAGCAAAAGCAAAGAAAGCTCAGGCAGAATTCAAGAATTTTTCTCAGGAAGCTATAGACAAAGTAATAACAAATATAGCTAAAGCTACAGAAGCACAGGCTGTAAAACTTGCAAAAATGGCATATGAAGATACAGGATATGGAAAATGGGAAGATAAAGTAATAAAGAATAAGTTTTCAAGTATAGTAGTTTATAATTATATTAAAGACATGAAAACGGTTGGAATTTTAAAAGAAGATAAAGAAAAGAAATTAATAGATATAGCAGTTCCACTTGGAGTTATAGCAGGACTTATACCTTCAACTAACCCAACTTCAACAGCTATATTTAAGTCATTAATAGCATTAAAGGCAGGAAATGCAATAGTATTCTCACCACATCCAACAGCAGTAAGAAGTATCAGTGAAACTATAAAGATAATGCAGAAAGCAGCAGTAGAAGCAGGAGCACCAGATGGATTAATAGGATGTATGTCAATATTAACAGTAGAAGGTACTGCTGAATTAATGAAGAATAAGGATACTGCACTTATCCTTGCAACAGGTGGAGAAGGAATGGTAAGAGCAGCTTACAGTTCAGGAACACCAGCAATAGGAGTTGGACCAGGAAACGGACCATGCTTTATTGAAAGATCAGCAGATATCCCAACAGCAGTAAAGAAAGTAATAGGCAGTGATACATTTGACAATGGAGTAATATGTGCTTCAGAACAGTCAATAATAGTAGAGACAGTAAGCAAGGCACAGGTAATTGAAGAATTCAAGAAACAAAAGGGATATTTCTTAAATGCAGAAGAATCAGAAAAGATAGGCAAGATCTTATTAAGAGCTAATGGAACACCAAACCCAGCAATAGTAGGAAAAGATGTTCAAGCTTTAGCAAAATTAGCAGGAATAAGCATACCAAGTGATGCAGTAATATTACTTTCAGAGCAGACAGATGTAAGTCCAAAGAACCCTTATGCAAAAGAAAAGTTGGCTCCAGTACTTGCATTCTATACAGTAGAAGACTGGCATGAAGCATGTGAAAAATCCTTAGCACTTCTTCATAACCAGGGAAGTGGACATACATTATTAATTCACTCAACTAATGAAGAAATCATAAGAGAATTTGCATTGAAGAAACCAGTATCAAGAATACTTGTAAATGCACCGGGATCACTTGGAGGAATAGGTGGAGCTACAAATCTAGTACCATCACTTACATTAGGCTGTGGAGCAGTAGGTGGAAGTGCAACTTCAGACAACGTAGGACCAGAAAACTTATTCAATATAAGAAGAGTAGCTTATGGAACTACAACAGTAGAGGAAATAAGGGCAACATTTGGAGTATCAGCAGCAGCTTCATCAAGTGCACCAGCAGAACCAGAGGACAACGAAGATGTACAGGCTATAGTAAAAGCTATAATGGCTAAATTAAATCTTTAA
- a CDS encoding 1-propanol dehydrogenase PduQ: protein MSTFSIKPTVCFDEGSVEYLNNMKEQNEGLIICCDSGSIDYLNNLAGKKALIVTDPFMVKSGAVNKITDIFKRINVDYEIFAEIVPDPPVDIVADGVGRMMALRPDALIALGGGSSIDATKSIMAFCLKILKNKGDASGYKKPLFIAVPTTSGTGSEVTSFSIITTGKKKVALIDQALIPDVAILDADFVKTVPSRITADTAIDVITHGVEAYVSNNASDFSDALAEKAIKMVFQYLLKAYANGGDMEAREKLHNASCMAGMAFTNAGLGINHSMAHILGATFHIPHGRANAIVMPYVIKYNANLESGVDTKAALRYREVAEFLGLPASTAKEGVTSLICAINVLKKETNTPMNISETGVSKEDFLAKIDFMGETALADRCTPTNPRVPTKEDLIAVFKEAYGL, encoded by the coding sequence ATGAGTACATTTAGCATTAAACCTACTGTATGCTTTGATGAAGGTTCAGTAGAATACCTTAATAATATGAAGGAACAAAACGAGGGGCTTATCATATGTTGTGATTCAGGTTCCATAGATTACCTTAATAATTTAGCTGGAAAAAAAGCTCTTATAGTAACAGATCCTTTTATGGTTAAATCAGGAGCTGTAAATAAGATAACAGACATATTCAAGAGAATAAATGTAGACTATGAAATATTTGCAGAAATAGTGCCAGATCCACCAGTTGACATAGTTGCAGATGGAGTAGGCCGTATGATGGCTTTGAGACCAGATGCATTAATTGCACTAGGCGGAGGTTCTTCAATTGATGCAACAAAGAGTATAATGGCATTTTGTTTGAAGATATTAAAGAACAAAGGAGATGCCTCAGGATATAAGAAACCATTGTTCATAGCAGTACCAACTACAAGTGGTACAGGATCAGAAGTTACATCTTTCTCAATAATCACAACAGGAAAGAAAAAAGTAGCTTTAATTGACCAGGCCTTAATACCGGATGTAGCAATATTGGATGCAGATTTTGTTAAGACAGTACCTAGCAGGATAACAGCAGATACTGCAATAGATGTTATAACTCATGGAGTAGAAGCATATGTTTCAAATAATGCTTCAGATTTTAGTGATGCGCTTGCAGAAAAAGCTATAAAAATGGTATTCCAGTATTTATTAAAGGCATATGCAAATGGCGGAGACATGGAAGCAAGAGAAAAATTACACAATGCATCCTGTATGGCAGGTATGGCATTTACAAATGCAGGACTTGGAATCAACCACAGTATGGCCCATATATTAGGGGCAACTTTCCACATACCACATGGTAGAGCAAATGCAATAGTTATGCCTTATGTTATAAAATATAATGCAAACTTGGAAAGCGGAGTAGATACAAAAGCAGCTTTAAGATATAGAGAAGTAGCTGAATTCTTAGGATTACCTGCTTCTACAGCAAAAGAAGGAGTAACAAGTCTTATATGTGCAATAAATGTGCTTAAGAAAGAAACTAATACTCCTATGAATATAAGTGAAACTGGGGTAAGCAAGGAAGATTTCTTGGCTAAGATAGATTTTATGGGAGAAACTGCATTGGCAGACAGATGTACACCTACAAATCCAAGAGTTCCAACTAAAGAAGATTTAATTGCAGTATTTAAAGAAGCTTATGGACTATAG
- a CDS encoding acetaldehyde dehydrogenase (acetylating): MEIMDKDLQSIQEVRTLIAKAKKAQAEFKNFSQEAIDKVITNIAKATEAQAVKLAKMAYEDTGYGKWEDKVIKNKFSSIVVYNYIKDMKTVGILKEDKEKKLIDIAVPLGVIAGLIPSTNPTSTAIFKSLIALKAGNAIVFSPHPTAVRSISETIKIMQKAAVEAGAPDGLIGCMSILTVEGTAELMKNKDTALILATGGEGMVRAAYSSGTPAIGVGPGNGPCFIERSADIPTAVKKVIGSDTFDNGVICASEQSIIVETVSKAQVIEEFKKQKGYFLNAEESEKIGKILLRANGTPNPAIVGKDVQALAKLAGISIPSDAVILLSEQTDVSPKNPYAKEKLAPVLAFYTVEDWHEACEKSLALLHNQGSGHTLLIHSTNEEIIREFALKKPVSRILVNAPGSLGGIGGATNLVPSLTLGCGAVGGSATSDNVGPENLFNIRRVAYGTTTVEEIRATFGVSAAASSSAPAEPEDNEDVQAIVKAIMAKLNL; encoded by the coding sequence ATGGAGATAATGGATAAGGACTTACAATCAATACAGGAAGTAAGAACTCTTATAGCAAAAGCAAAGAAAGCTCAGGCAGAATTCAAGAATTTTTCTCAGGAAGCTATAGACAAAGTAATAACAAATATAGCTAAAGCTACAGAAGCACAGGCTGTAAAACTTGCAAAAATGGCATATGAAGATACAGGATATGGAAAATGGGAAGATAAAGTAATAAAGAATAAGTTTTCAAGTATAGTAGTTTATAATTATATTAAAGACATGAAAACGGTTGGAATTTTAAAAGAAGATAAAGAAAAGAAATTAATAGATATAGCAGTTCCACTTGGAGTTATAGCAGGACTTATACCTTCAACTAACCCAACTTCAACAGCTATATTTAAGTCATTAATAGCATTAAAGGCAGGAAATGCAATAGTATTCTCACCACATCCAACAGCAGTAAGAAGTATCAGTGAAACTATAAAGATAATGCAGAAAGCAGCAGTAGAAGCAGGAGCACCAGATGGATTAATAGGATGTATGTCAATATTAACAGTAGAAGGTACTGCTGAATTAATGAAGAATAAGGATACTGCACTTATCCTTGCAACAGGTGGAGAAGGAATGGTAAGAGCAGCTTACAGTTCAGGAACACCAGCAATAGGAGTTGGACCAGGAAACGGACCATGCTTTATTGAAAGATCAGCAGATATCCCAACAGCAGTAAAGAAAGTAATAGGCAGTGATACATTTGACAATGGAGTAATATGTGCTTCAGAACAGTCAATAATAGTAGAGACAGTAAGCAAGGCACAGGTAATTGAAGAATTCAAGAAACAAAAGGGATATTTCTTAAATGCAGAAGAATCAGAAAAGATAGGCAAGATCTTACTAAGAGCTAATGGAACACCAAACCCAGCAATAGTAGGAAAAGATGTTCAAGCTTTAGCAAAATTAGCAGGAATAAGCATACCAAGTGATGCAGTAATATTACTTTCAGAGCAGACAGATGTAAGTCCAAAGAACCCTTATGCAAAAGAAAAGTTGGCTCCAGTACTTGCATTCTATACAGTAGAAGACTGGCATGAAGCATGTGAAAAATCCTTAGCACTTCTTCATAACCAGGGAAGTGGACATACATTATTAATTCACTCAACTAATGAAGAAATCATAAGAGAATTTGCATTGAAGAAACCAGTATCAAGAATACTTGTAAATGCACCGGGATCACTTGGAGGAATAGGTGGAGCTACAAATCTAGTACCATCACTTACATTAGGCTGTGGAGCAGTAGGTGGAAGTGCAACTTCAGACAACGTAGGACCAGAAAACTTATTCAATATAAGAAGAGTAGCTTATGGAACTACAACAGTAGAGGAAATAAGGGCAACATTTGGAGTATCAGCAGCAGCTTCATCAAGTGCACCAGCAGAACCAGAGGACAACGAAGATGTACAGGCTATAGTAAAAGCTATAATGGCTAAATTAAATCTTTAA